One Lytechinus pictus isolate F3 Inbred chromosome 12, Lp3.0, whole genome shotgun sequence genomic region harbors:
- the LOC129272581 gene encoding uncharacterized protein LOC129272581 isoform X1 → MARQDRDRRRRLDRMMKDLHKVPPCEILPYLTCLSETRVEQVRARENNQGPTIAAAELFEELPKREGWFSDLINALREIGRDTLAEALEGPERQSSSSGSSHSGASGMSFQSTQTNQVPSRQQCTPANPVGYAQQPQGQLGRPLEPEASFTPVKPEGKDVQCKGEQEVKKSFCEDPEQRPPPPTAELPTPIQERMPEAPAPHQSRTTDRDSPAPSCPNHDQQRYDSESDSSNTSPPQGGHSSRVTRRMTGKAEESVVKMMASNPSSDRDAGPSCEQQWHNDSESDTCNTSPSNTSPPEAEESVAKMLPRSSPLPGKDAGLDGVSVNPRHGGLAGNEAAPGRVKEDIEIGRDEEKKRVEGKKDEEEWNNQNTINHMKHLNVSKPSNIPGKVNNLSPTKASGQSPNVEVGEEDLNIEIGNIERLSSGTHSLSSREIDPRNKEAVEPLTESDILISKSLTASSQSGSCLQQNNDGNKESLGGAHKAGSKDGGRGGSDPVGAIEGGAAAPNGEVQGDGEVPCMEDASNDNQGGLIMRMGSVVRGYLPAVLNSVSDRILNP, encoded by the exons ATGGCCCGTCAGGATAGGGATAGAAGGAGGCGGTTGGACCGCATGATGAAGGATTTGCACAAAGTTCCTCCCTGCGAGATCCTTCCGTATCTTACTTGCCTCAGTGAAACACGTGTG GAGCAAGTTCGAGCAAGGGAAAATAATCAAGGACCTACCATTGCAGCTGCAGAGCTCTTTGAAGAACTTCCGAAGAGGGAGGGTTGGTTCAGCGACCTTATAAATGCACTCAGAGAGATTGGACGTGACACGCTTGCTGAGGCACTGGAAGGGCCAG AGAGACAATCCTCATCCTCGGGATCATCTCACAGCGGAGCTTCCGGAATGAGTTTCCAAAGTACTCAGACAAATCAGGTTCCATCAAGACAGCAGTGTACACCAGCAAATCCAG TGGGGTATGCTCAGCAGCCTCAAGGTCAACTTGGAAGACCGCTCGAACCTGAAGCATCCTTCACACCTGTCAAACCAGAAGGGAAAGATGTCCAGTGCAAGG GTGAACAGGAAGtcaaaaaaagtttttgtgAAGATCCTGAACAG CGTCCTCCACCTCCTACAGCCGAGCTTCCTACGCCAATACAGGAGAGGATGCCAGAAGCTCCCGCACCTCATCAGTCAAGGACGACTGATAGGGATTCTCCGGCACCTAGTTGTCCCAACCATGATCAACAGAGGTATGATTCCGAATCCGATTCATCCAACACAAGTCCACCACAAGGAGGACATTCATCACGGGTGACGAGACGAATGACAGGAAAGGCAGAGGAGTCTGTTGTAAAGATGATGGCCAGCAACCCATCTTCCGATAGAGATGCCGGTCCCAGCTGTGAGCAACAGTGGCACAATGATTCCGAATCTGACACATGTAACACCAGTCCATCTAACACCAGTCCACCAGAGGCGGAAGAGTCGGTTGCCAAGATGTTGCCAAGAAGCAGCCCATTGCCAGGGAAAGATGCTGGTTTGGATGGTGTCAGTGTCAATCCAAGACATGGAGGGCTTGCTGGAAACGAGGCTGCTCCTGGGAGGGTGAAAGAAGATATAGAAATAGGGAGAGATGAAGAGAAGAAGAGAGTAGAGGGGAAGAAGGATGAAGAGGAGTGGAATAATCAAAATACAATAAACCACATGAAACACCTCAACGTCTCTAAACCAAGTAACATCCCAGGCAAGGTGAATAACCTTAGCCCAACTAAAGCTTCAGGGCAGTCTCCCAATGTTGAGGTTGGAGAAGAGGATCTCAACATTGAGATAGGGAATATAGAACGCTTGTCATCCGGTACCCACTCCTTGTCATCTCGCGAAATCGATCCTAGGAACAAGGAAGCTGTGGAACCTCTAACCGAGAGCGACATTTTGATAAGCAAAAGCCTGACAGCATCCTCTCAAAGCGGTTCATGCCTTCAGCaaaataatgatggtaataaagAATCCTTGGGTGGGGCACATAAAGCGGGCAGCAAAGATGGTGGAAGGGGTGGTAGCGATCCTGTTGGCGCTATCGAAGGGGGAGCAGCAGCCCCCAATGGAGAGGTGCAGGGGGACGGTGAAGTACCTTGTATGGAGGATGCAAGCAACGACAACCAAGGTGGTCTGATTATGAGAATGGGTAGTGTGGTTAGGGGTTATCTGCCTGCTGTCTTGAATTCTGTCAGTGATCGTATACTGAACCCTTGA
- the LOC129272581 gene encoding uncharacterized protein LOC129272581 isoform X2 produces MARQDRDRRRRLDRMMKDLHKVPPCEILPYLTCLSETRVEQVRARENNQGPTIAAAELFEELPKREGWFSDLINALREIGRDTLAEALEGPERQSSSSGSSHSGASGMSFQSTQTNQVPSRQQCTPANPGEQEVKKSFCEDPEQRPPPPTAELPTPIQERMPEAPAPHQSRTTDRDSPAPSCPNHDQQRYDSESDSSNTSPPQGGHSSRVTRRMTGKAEESVVKMMASNPSSDRDAGPSCEQQWHNDSESDTCNTSPSNTSPPEAEESVAKMLPRSSPLPGKDAGLDGVSVNPRHGGLAGNEAAPGRVKEDIEIGRDEEKKRVEGKKDEEEWNNQNTINHMKHLNVSKPSNIPGKVNNLSPTKASGQSPNVEVGEEDLNIEIGNIERLSSGTHSLSSREIDPRNKEAVEPLTESDILISKSLTASSQSGSCLQQNNDGNKESLGGAHKAGSKDGGRGGSDPVGAIEGGAAAPNGEVQGDGEVPCMEDASNDNQGGLIMRMGSVVRGYLPAVLNSVSDRILNP; encoded by the exons ATGGCCCGTCAGGATAGGGATAGAAGGAGGCGGTTGGACCGCATGATGAAGGATTTGCACAAAGTTCCTCCCTGCGAGATCCTTCCGTATCTTACTTGCCTCAGTGAAACACGTGTG GAGCAAGTTCGAGCAAGGGAAAATAATCAAGGACCTACCATTGCAGCTGCAGAGCTCTTTGAAGAACTTCCGAAGAGGGAGGGTTGGTTCAGCGACCTTATAAATGCACTCAGAGAGATTGGACGTGACACGCTTGCTGAGGCACTGGAAGGGCCAG AGAGACAATCCTCATCCTCGGGATCATCTCACAGCGGAGCTTCCGGAATGAGTTTCCAAAGTACTCAGACAAATCAGGTTCCATCAAGACAGCAGTGTACACCAGCAAATCCAG GTGAACAGGAAGtcaaaaaaagtttttgtgAAGATCCTGAACAG CGTCCTCCACCTCCTACAGCCGAGCTTCCTACGCCAATACAGGAGAGGATGCCAGAAGCTCCCGCACCTCATCAGTCAAGGACGACTGATAGGGATTCTCCGGCACCTAGTTGTCCCAACCATGATCAACAGAGGTATGATTCCGAATCCGATTCATCCAACACAAGTCCACCACAAGGAGGACATTCATCACGGGTGACGAGACGAATGACAGGAAAGGCAGAGGAGTCTGTTGTAAAGATGATGGCCAGCAACCCATCTTCCGATAGAGATGCCGGTCCCAGCTGTGAGCAACAGTGGCACAATGATTCCGAATCTGACACATGTAACACCAGTCCATCTAACACCAGTCCACCAGAGGCGGAAGAGTCGGTTGCCAAGATGTTGCCAAGAAGCAGCCCATTGCCAGGGAAAGATGCTGGTTTGGATGGTGTCAGTGTCAATCCAAGACATGGAGGGCTTGCTGGAAACGAGGCTGCTCCTGGGAGGGTGAAAGAAGATATAGAAATAGGGAGAGATGAAGAGAAGAAGAGAGTAGAGGGGAAGAAGGATGAAGAGGAGTGGAATAATCAAAATACAATAAACCACATGAAACACCTCAACGTCTCTAAACCAAGTAACATCCCAGGCAAGGTGAATAACCTTAGCCCAACTAAAGCTTCAGGGCAGTCTCCCAATGTTGAGGTTGGAGAAGAGGATCTCAACATTGAGATAGGGAATATAGAACGCTTGTCATCCGGTACCCACTCCTTGTCATCTCGCGAAATCGATCCTAGGAACAAGGAAGCTGTGGAACCTCTAACCGAGAGCGACATTTTGATAAGCAAAAGCCTGACAGCATCCTCTCAAAGCGGTTCATGCCTTCAGCaaaataatgatggtaataaagAATCCTTGGGTGGGGCACATAAAGCGGGCAGCAAAGATGGTGGAAGGGGTGGTAGCGATCCTGTTGGCGCTATCGAAGGGGGAGCAGCAGCCCCCAATGGAGAGGTGCAGGGGGACGGTGAAGTACCTTGTATGGAGGATGCAAGCAACGACAACCAAGGTGGTCTGATTATGAGAATGGGTAGTGTGGTTAGGGGTTATCTGCCTGCTGTCTTGAATTCTGTCAGTGATCGTATACTGAACCCTTGA